Proteins encoded within one genomic window of Spirulina major PCC 6313:
- a CDS encoding cold-shock protein, with the protein MASGTVEWFNNTKGFGFILSDDGQKVFVHHSSIKSEGFRELQEGQKVTFDIVQAPKGPAAENVHVKQ; encoded by the coding sequence ATGGCAAGTGGCACAGTGGAATGGTTTAACAATACTAAAGGATTTGGTTTTATTCTGTCTGATGACGGACAGAAGGTCTTTGTTCACCATTCTTCGATCAAATCAGAGGGTTTCAGGGAATTACAAGAGGGGCAAAAGGTTACCTTTGATATTGTCCAAGCTCCCAAAGGGCCAGCCGCAGAAAATGTCCATGTGAAACAGTGA
- the miaB gene encoding tRNA (N6-isopentenyl adenosine(37)-C2)-methylthiotransferase MiaB, which produces MTTPRTYHVITFGCQMNKADSERMAGVLDDMGMIACDDPNAADLVLYNTCTIRDNAEQKVYSYLGRQAKRKQTQPDLTLVVAGCVAQQEGEQLLRRVPELDLVMGPQHANRLGDLLDQVFAGQQVVATDPIHIVEDITKPRRDSEVTAWVNVIYGCNERCTYCVVPGVRGVEQSRTPEAIRAEIEDLAQQGFKEITLLGQNIDAYGRDLPGSTAEGRHQHTLTDLLYFIHDVPGIERIRFATSHPRYFTERLVRACAELPKVCEHFHIPFQSGDNEVLKAMARGYTQEKYRRIIEMVRDYMPDASISADAIVGFPGETEAQFQRTLDLVEAIGFDLLNTAAYSPRPGTPAALWEQQVSEEEKRDRLQRLNRLVETKAVERSQRYRDRIEAVLVEAQNPKDPTQVMGRTRSNRLTFFAGDIAQLNGQTVPVRITEIRAFSLTGEQVAPVLV; this is translated from the coding sequence ATGACTACCCCGCGCACCTATCACGTCATCACCTTCGGCTGTCAGATGAACAAAGCCGACTCCGAACGCATGGCTGGGGTATTAGACGATATGGGCATGATTGCCTGTGATGACCCCAACGCGGCGGATCTCGTGCTTTACAACACCTGCACTATCCGCGACAACGCCGAGCAAAAAGTGTATTCCTACCTCGGACGGCAGGCAAAACGGAAACAGACGCAACCGGACTTAACCCTTGTGGTGGCGGGCTGTGTGGCGCAACAGGAAGGCGAACAACTCCTGCGGCGCGTCCCGGAATTGGATTTGGTGATGGGGCCACAACATGCCAATCGCTTAGGGGATCTCCTTGATCAAGTGTTCGCCGGGCAGCAGGTGGTGGCCACTGATCCGATTCATATTGTCGAAGATATTACGAAGCCGCGCCGAGATAGTGAGGTGACGGCCTGGGTGAATGTGATCTATGGGTGCAATGAACGCTGCACCTATTGTGTGGTTCCGGGGGTGCGTGGGGTGGAACAGTCCCGCACACCGGAGGCAATTCGCGCCGAAATTGAAGACTTGGCACAACAAGGGTTTAAGGAAATCACGCTGTTAGGACAGAATATTGATGCTTACGGGCGCGATTTGCCGGGCAGCACCGCCGAGGGTCGCCATCAGCATACCTTGACGGATTTGCTCTATTTCATCCATGATGTGCCGGGGATTGAGCGAATTCGGTTTGCGACGAGTCACCCACGTTATTTTACGGAGCGGTTGGTGCGGGCTTGTGCGGAACTGCCGAAGGTGTGTGAGCATTTCCATATTCCGTTTCAGTCCGGGGATAATGAGGTGCTGAAGGCGATGGCGCGGGGCTATACCCAGGAGAAGTATCGGCGAATTATTGAGATGGTGCGGGACTATATGCCTGATGCGTCGATTAGTGCGGATGCGATCGTTGGGTTTCCGGGGGAAACGGAGGCACAGTTTCAGCGGACGTTAGATCTCGTTGAGGCGATTGGGTTCGATTTGCTCAATACGGCGGCCTATTCCCCCCGGCCGGGGACTCCGGCGGCGTTGTGGGAGCAGCAGGTGAGTGAGGAGGAGAAGCGCGATCGCCTCCAACGGCTCAATCGTCTGGTGGAAACGAAAGCGGTAGAGCGATCGCAACGGTATCGCGATCGCATTGAAGCAGTCCTCGTTGAAGCCCAAAACCCCAAAGACCCGACCCAAGTGATGGGCCGCACCCGAAGCAACCGTCTCACGTTCTTCGCGGGGGATATTGCCCAGTTAAACGGGCAAACCGTCCCGGTGAGAATCACGGAAATTCGCGCCTTCAGCCTCACCGGGGAACAGGTCGCGCCGGTGTTGGTGTAA
- a CDS encoding sulfotransferase family protein — protein sequence MNNNPIFVFGTHKSGTSLVRSLFDGHPDLFVAPIETHFFQHLQYWISYAMHSPHYRKGPCTINAFIQNIKGGIRYANTEDNPFSDAISKERFNLEQFDAAVEQAVAGCDRQSDVMNPADLFLIYMNAIHQSLFDRPLAPDCRILEKSTETFEFALDLQKMFPAARFIHVVRNPYANLVSLRKFKIFNRNKRIIEHYPWIGTEIRSITQSFYHLDKNCRLLDHYFVLQYEDLLLDSQAMIRQLCDWLDLDFNPVLETPTFLGKAWQGNSTSGQTFSGISQARLNQWQQEIFPLEVHLINRTVPDYIFERFHYARQEPQQPFYWPARHEYPQEYLANRLLGRLG from the coding sequence ATGAATAACAACCCAATTTTTGTGTTTGGAACCCATAAATCTGGTACGAGCTTGGTGCGATCGCTGTTTGATGGTCATCCAGATTTATTTGTTGCGCCCATTGAAACCCATTTTTTTCAGCATCTGCAATATTGGATTTCCTACGCGATGCACAGCCCCCACTATCGCAAAGGGCCTTGCACCATCAACGCATTTATTCAAAACATTAAAGGAGGCATCCGCTATGCAAATACGGAAGATAACCCATTTTCCGATGCGATCTCTAAAGAACGATTCAATTTAGAACAGTTTGACGCGGCCGTTGAGCAGGCCGTTGCCGGATGCGATCGCCAGTCTGACGTGATGAATCCGGCTGATTTATTTTTGATCTATATGAATGCAATTCATCAGAGCTTATTCGATCGCCCCCTTGCTCCAGATTGTCGAATTCTTGAAAAAAGTACCGAGACGTTTGAATTTGCCCTTGATTTACAAAAAATGTTCCCCGCTGCTCGTTTCATCCATGTGGTGCGTAATCCCTATGCCAATCTCGTTTCCCTACGAAAATTCAAAATTTTCAACCGCAACAAACGCATCATTGAGCACTATCCCTGGATCGGTACAGAAATCCGCAGCATCACTCAATCCTTTTATCATCTCGATAAAAATTGCCGTCTGCTAGACCATTATTTTGTCCTCCAGTATGAAGATTTACTATTAGATTCACAGGCTATGATCCGGCAACTCTGTGATTGGCTCGATCTAGACTTCAACCCAGTTCTAGAAACTCCCACCTTTTTAGGGAAAGCATGGCAGGGGAATAGCACCTCCGGTCAAACGTTTTCGGGCATTTCTCAGGCCCGGCTTAACCAGTGGCAGCAGGAAATTTTTCCCTTAGAAGTGCATTTAATTAATCGCACCGTGCCTGATTATATTTTTGAACGGTTCCATTATGCTCGCCAAGAACCGCAACAGCCGTTTTATTGGCCCGCTCGCCATGAATATCCTCAAGAATATCTTGCGAATCGGCTGCTGGGCCGGTTGGGTTAG
- a CDS encoding ATP-binding cassette domain-containing protein — MLAVILGGIGTVEGALVGAVVLVLLPELIKDFATYQLLVFGVLLLLTLWLAPAGITSLLSRWFDRKSPVYPLDTPPDAMPALITRNHVAAALEVERVGIQFGGVRAVNDVSLTASPGTVTAVIGPNGAGKTTLLNLIGGFYQTQTGTIRLGQTDLTAQSGLAIARAGVGRTFQATRLFDSLSVIDNLRVAAREGHPGSILAALIGRGKNAPKPEKNLLEVLSFVGFKGDVHQISANLPFVDRRLAEIARALVLGPQLLLLDEPAAGLNKDDKQTLARLVRRIASSGIPVILIEHDMDLVMGISDQVVVLDSGDRICVGPPKQVQQDPDVLAAYLGVESPNLARPAAPHPQALLTVRQLVAGYDKLRVLKDIDLTVNAGELVAVIGANGAGKSTLMKSITQLIQPWAGDITLENRSLIGTPTYDITRQGLVLVPEGRQVFKELTVIDNLRLGAFTRQDDDIESDIVQVLDRFPRLHKRRHQKAGLLSGGEQQMLAIGRGLMGRPHLLLLDEPSLGLAPKLVTDLFTTLAELRDEGMTILLVDQMASLALAIADRAYLLETGRVVQSGTGQEMAQNDQVMKAYLGA; from the coding sequence TTGCTAGCGGTCATTTTGGGCGGGATTGGTACGGTGGAAGGGGCCTTAGTGGGGGCCGTGGTGTTGGTGCTGTTGCCGGAGTTGATTAAAGACTTTGCCACCTATCAACTGCTCGTGTTTGGGGTGCTGCTGCTCTTAACCCTGTGGCTCGCCCCGGCTGGGATCACCAGCCTGCTGAGTCGCTGGTTCGATCGCAAATCCCCCGTTTACCCGTTGGATACGCCGCCCGATGCGATGCCTGCCTTGATTACCCGTAACCATGTCGCTGCCGCGTTAGAGGTGGAGCGTGTGGGGATTCAGTTTGGTGGGGTGCGGGCGGTGAATGATGTCAGCCTGACCGCATCCCCTGGCACCGTCACCGCTGTGATTGGGCCGAACGGGGCGGGCAAAACCACGCTGCTGAATTTGATTGGCGGCTTTTACCAAACCCAAACCGGCACGATCCGCCTCGGTCAGACCGACCTTACGGCTCAGTCGGGTTTAGCGATCGCACGAGCAGGAGTCGGGCGCACCTTTCAGGCCACCCGGTTGTTTGACTCCCTCTCGGTGATTGATAACCTGCGCGTGGCAGCCCGTGAGGGACATCCCGGCTCGATCTTGGCGGCTCTGATCGGGCGGGGTAAAAATGCCCCCAAGCCGGAAAAAAATCTCCTAGAGGTGCTCTCCTTCGTGGGGTTTAAAGGAGATGTGCATCAAATTTCCGCCAACCTCCCGTTTGTAGACCGACGACTGGCGGAAATTGCCCGCGCCCTCGTGCTTGGCCCTCAATTGCTCTTACTCGATGAACCGGCCGCCGGACTCAATAAAGATGATAAGCAGACATTAGCCCGTTTGGTACGACGCATTGCCAGCAGCGGCATTCCGGTGATTCTGATTGAGCATGACATGGATCTGGTGATGGGAATTTCTGATCAGGTGGTGGTGCTCGATAGTGGCGATCGCATCTGTGTGGGCCCGCCGAAACAGGTGCAGCAAGACCCCGACGTTCTCGCCGCCTACCTGGGGGTGGAGTCTCCCAACCTCGCCCGCCCGGCAGCTCCCCATCCCCAAGCCCTGCTCACCGTGCGCCAGCTTGTGGCCGGCTACGACAAACTCAGAGTGCTCAAAGACATTGATCTCACCGTTAATGCCGGGGAACTAGTGGCCGTAATTGGGGCCAACGGAGCCGGGAAAAGCACCTTAATGAAGTCGATTACGCAACTCATCCAACCCTGGGCGGGTGATATTACCCTGGAAAATCGCTCCTTGATTGGCACGCCGACCTATGACATCACCCGGCAGGGTCTGGTGCTGGTTCCAGAAGGTCGTCAGGTGTTTAAGGAATTGACCGTGATCGATAATCTGCGCCTCGGAGCCTTCACCCGTCAGGATGACGACATTGAATCTGATATTGTCCAGGTGCTCGATCGCTTCCCTCGGTTACACAAGCGCCGCCACCAAAAAGCCGGCCTGTTATCGGGCGGAGAACAGCAAATGCTTGCCATTGGCCGGGGGCTAATGGGGCGACCCCACCTGCTGCTCCTCGATGAACCCTCCCTCGGTCTCGCCCCCAAATTGGTCACGGATCTATTCACCACCCTGGCCGAACTGCGGGATGAGGGAATGACAATTTTGCTGGTTGATCAGATGGCAAGCTTGGCGCTGGCGATCGCCGATCGTGCCTATCTCCTCGAAACGGGCCGAGTTGTCCAATCCGGGACAGGTCAAGAAATGGCCCAAAATGACCAAGTCATGAAAGCCTATCTCGGTGCTTAA
- a CDS encoding isocitrate/isopropylmalate family dehydrogenase, producing the protein MATQPPIPAIAVMHGDQTGEELLLEALRVLQPDVIRQPLQWIDYDLSLDNRRATNNQVVWNAAAATCKTGLALKAATITPEISGDVGSPNAILREALSASVILRTGRRLPQIRPIGGVYAPITIMRMAVDDAYGAQEWREPTDTGDEIAWRTSKISRSICRTVAEFTFTHAQRTGAKVFGGPKFTVSATYEGMFKEELDAAAERYPDVAYQPLLIDATFALLLQNSGEALVIPALNRDGDLLSDMVLQMYGSIAGSESLVIGFDPATLQAKTVMAEAPHGTAPALYGKNIANPMAMILAGAALLTYVGNPVCDRASRAIYESVFEALYEGKATPDLRGQLSMSDFTDTIIQKIQTKLEVWSTLEST; encoded by the coding sequence ATGGCAACTCAGCCACCCATACCAGCGATCGCCGTCATGCACGGAGATCAAACCGGAGAAGAACTCCTCCTCGAAGCCCTGCGCGTGCTCCAGCCGGACGTGATTCGTCAACCGCTGCAATGGATCGACTACGATTTGAGCCTCGACAATCGCCGGGCCACGAATAATCAAGTGGTGTGGAATGCAGCCGCCGCCACCTGCAAAACCGGCCTCGCCCTCAAAGCTGCCACCATCACCCCCGAAATCTCCGGCGACGTGGGCAGTCCCAACGCCATTTTGCGCGAAGCCTTGAGCGCGTCGGTGATTTTGCGCACCGGGCGACGCTTGCCCCAAATTCGACCCATCGGCGGGGTGTATGCACCGATCACGATCATGCGCATGGCGGTCGATGATGCCTATGGGGCGCAGGAATGGCGCGAACCCACCGACACCGGGGACGAAATCGCCTGGCGCACGTCTAAAATTAGCCGCTCGATCTGTCGCACTGTGGCGGAGTTTACCTTTACCCATGCCCAACGCACGGGCGCGAAAGTCTTCGGTGGGCCAAAGTTCACTGTCAGCGCCACCTATGAAGGTATGTTCAAAGAAGAGCTCGATGCGGCGGCCGAGCGTTATCCTGATGTGGCCTATCAACCGTTGCTGATTGATGCCACCTTTGCGCTGCTGTTACAAAATAGCGGCGAGGCGTTGGTGATTCCCGCCCTCAATCGTGATGGGGATTTACTGTCGGATATGGTGCTGCAAATGTACGGCAGTATTGCGGGGTCGGAAAGCTTGGTAATCGGGTTTGATCCGGCAACCTTGCAAGCAAAAACGGTAATGGCCGAAGCTCCCCACGGCACGGCCCCAGCCCTTTACGGTAAAAATATTGCTAACCCGATGGCGATGATTTTGGCGGGGGCGGCGTTGCTGACCTATGTGGGGAATCCGGTGTGCGATCGCGCCTCCCGTGCCATTTATGAATCCGTTTTCGAGGCCCTCTACGAAGGCAAAGCCACCCCCGATCTACGCGGCCAACTAAGTATGTCCGACTTCACCGACACCATCATCCAAAAAATCCAAACCAAGCTCGAAGTCTGGTCAACCCTCGAATCCACCTGA